The following proteins are encoded in a genomic region of Amycolatopsis sulphurea:
- a CDS encoding GNAT family N-acetyltransferase: MAVRDPATLSSRPTVFTARLMLRGWHVGDASAALAVYGHDAVTRWLSPAMDRVPDLGAMRLLLQQWIAETAGMALPAGRWAIQRRSDGHVIGGAILLPLPPGREDLEIGWQLHPDTWGHGYASEATYALAAWAFEYDVDELFAVVRPGNTRAAATVRRNGMHWVGETSKYFGLTLQAFRLRSADLDQAAPSAHLPPNFGAS, encoded by the coding sequence ATGGCGGTACGCGATCCGGCCACGCTGTCGTCACGTCCTACCGTGTTCACCGCGCGGTTGATGCTGCGGGGCTGGCATGTCGGGGACGCGTCCGCGGCACTGGCCGTCTACGGGCACGATGCGGTGACGCGCTGGCTCAGCCCGGCCATGGACCGCGTACCCGATCTAGGGGCCATGCGCCTGTTGCTGCAGCAATGGATCGCCGAAACCGCCGGCATGGCTTTACCCGCCGGGCGCTGGGCGATTCAGCGGCGCAGCGACGGTCACGTCATCGGTGGGGCGATTCTGCTGCCCCTCCCGCCGGGTCGCGAGGATCTCGAGATCGGCTGGCAGCTCCACCCCGACACCTGGGGCCACGGATACGCAAGCGAAGCCACCTACGCGCTAGCTGCGTGGGCCTTCGAGTACGACGTCGACGAGCTGTTCGCCGTCGTCCGACCGGGGAACACCCGGGCAGCCGCCACCGTCCGCCGCAACGGCATGCACTGGGTCGGCGAAACCAGCAAGTACTTCGGGCTCACGCTGCAAGCCTTCCGGCTCCGCTCGGCCGACCTCGATCAGGCAGCACCCAGCGCCCACCTCCCGCCCAACTTCGGTGCGAGCTGA